Proteins from a single region of Nomascus leucogenys isolate Asia chromosome 21, Asia_NLE_v1, whole genome shotgun sequence:
- the PNPLA2 gene encoding patatin-like phospholipase domain-containing protein 2, with the protein MFPREKTWNISFAGCGFLGVYYVGVASCLREHAPFLVANATHIYGASAGALTATALVTGVCLGEAGAKFIEVSKEARKRFLGPLHPSFNLVKIIRSFLLKVLPADSHEHANGRLGISLTRVSDGENVIISHFTSKDELIQANVCSGFIPVYCGLIPPSLQGVRYVDGGISDNLPLYELKNTITVSPFSGESDICPQDSSTNIHELRVTNTSIQFNLRNLYRLSKALFPPEPLVLREMCKQGYRDGLRFLQRNGLLNRPNPLLALPPARPHGPEDEDEAVESAQAEDYSQLPGEDHILEHLPARLNEALLEACLEPTDLLTTFSNMLPVRLAMAMMVPYTLPLESALSFTIRLLEWLPDVPEDIRWMKEQTGSICQYLVMRAKRKLGRHLPSRLPEQVELRRVQSLPSVPLSCAAYSKALPGWMRNNLSLGDALAKWEECQRQLLLGLFCTNVAFPPEALRMRAPADPADPVSPQHPPGLSPC; encoded by the exons ATGTTTCCCCGGGAGAAGACGTGGAACATCTCGTTCGCGGGCTGCGGCTTCCTCGGCGTCTACTACGTCGGCGTGGCCTCCTGCCTCCGCGAGCACGCGCCCTTCCTGGTGGCCAACGCCACGCACATCTACGGCGCCTCGGCCGGGGCCCTCACGGCCACGGCGCTGGTCACCGGGGTCTGCCTGG GTGAGGCTGGTGCCAAGTTCATTGAGGTATCTAAAGAGGCCCGGAAGCGGTTCCTGGGCCCCCTGCACCCCTCCTTCAACCTGGTAAAGATCATCCGCAGTTTCCTGCTGAAGGTCCTGCCTGCTGATAGTCATGAGCATGCCAATGGGCGCCTGGGCATCTCCCTGACCCGCGTGTCAGACGGCGAGAATGTCATTATATCCCACTTCACCTCCAAGGATGAGCTCAtccag GCCAATGTCTGCAGTGGTTTCATCCCCGTGTACTGTGGGCTCATCCCGCCCTCCCTCCAGGGGGTG CGCTACGTGGATGGTGGCATTTCAGACAACCTGCCACTCTATGAGCTTAAGAACACCATCACAGTGTCCCCCTTCTCGGGCGAGAGTGACATCTGTCCGCAGGACAGCTCCACCAACATCCACGAGCTGCGGGTCACCAACACCAGCATCCAGTTCAACCTGCGCAACCTCTACCGCCTCTCCAAGGCCCTCTTCCCACCGGAGCCCCTG GTGCTGCGAGAGATGTGCAAGCAGGGGTACCGGGATGGCCTGCGCTTCCTGCAGCGGAACG gcctcctgAACCGGCCCAACCCCTTGCTGGCGTTGCCCCCTGCCCGCCCCCACGGCCCAGAGGACGAGGACGAGGCAGTGGAGAGCGCCCAAGCGGAGGATTACTCGCAGCTGCCCGGAGAAGATCACATCCTGGAGCACTTGCCCGCCCGACTCAATGAGG CCCTGCTGGAGGCCTGCCTGGAGCCCACGGACCTGCTGACCACCTTCTCCAACATGCTGCCCGTGCGTCTGGCCATGGCCATGATGGTGCCCTATACGCTGCCGCTGGAGAGCGCCCTGTCCTTCACCATCCG CTTGCTGGAGTGGCTGCCCGACGTTCCCGAGGACATCCGGTGGATGAAGGAGCAGACGGGCAGCATCTGCCAGTACCTGGTGATGCGCGCCAAGAGGAAGCTGGGCAGGCACCTGCCCTCCAG GCTGCCGGAGCAGGTGGAGCTGCGCCGCGTCCAGTCGCTGCCGTCCGTGCCGCTGTCCTGCGCCGCCTACAGCAAGGCACTGCCCGGCTGGATGCGCAACAACCTCTCGCTGGGGGACGCGCTGGCCAAGTGGGAGGAGTGCCAGCGCCAGCTGCTGCTCGGCCTCTTCTGCACCAACGTGGCCTTCCCGCCCGAAGCTCTGCGCATGCGCGCACCCGCCGACCCTGCGGACCCAGTGTCCCCGCAGCACCCGCCCGGCCTGTCCCCTTGCTGA